The sequence CTCGATGGCATCGGCATCATGATCTTTCTGATAGGCATCAGGGCCAAGCCAGATACTGATGAGTATACCTTCGCGGCTTAACTTCTTGCTGTCCCGCGCCCACTCCTGAATCTGTTTTTTCAGAGAGGTCCCCGGAATCTCCAGCAAGGCCTCGCCGTCGGCGGCATCGGCAAAGGCATAGTTGCGAACTGTCCAGCCCGTTGCCCCCTGCACGTAGTCCACCCAGATCGGGCCGTTGCTGAAGCGTGAACGCCAATAGACCTGGGGCGGGGCCAGGGTTTGTGTCTTCTGAAACAGATTGCCCGTATCGGAATAGCTGTCGCCGAAGACCACGAGCGTATGAATACCGGTCTGATCAGGATCCAGAACCAGCCCCTTCAGCCATTGATTTTGATGGGGCCGCACTCCCTCATCCACGCGCGGCCCCTTGCCGGACAGTGGCGGTGCCGTGAGCAAAGCTTTCGCAGGCAGACCTGGGCTCTGACAGGCCATGATTCCAAGAGTTGCAGTCAGGAGAGTGAGAATTCGCAGCATCGGATGTCCTCATGTTCCCAAGGTGGACCATTAAATGTCATTATGACACAAAAAGCAGCGCTGGCTTTCCCGAAACTTTATCCTTAAAAAGAAGCTCTTGCTGTGAAAGGATTTCCATGTTCAAAAAGTTGCTGCGTATTCTGGCTCTTGGCATCGTCTTCATCGGCATCTTTCAATATCTTAAAAAACCTGGACAGGAGCGCGAGACCGAGCGCCCACCTGTGCGGGACAAGGCCGAGACGCGGCCCACAGCGAAACCGCTGCCTCCCGAGAAAACAGCTCAAACTCCTGGATTCAGTTCCCGGCACCCGCGGGATTTTGATGAGGCCAAATCCATCCTGAAAAAAGTCTATGCCCGCGGAAAAGAGATTTACTGCGACTGCCCCTATGATTTGGGGCAGAAAGACCGCATTGATGAGGCTGCTTGCGGGTATAAGGGCCATGGCAATCGCAGCAAACGCATCGAATGGGAGCATGTGGTGCCGGCCAGCGTTTTTGGTCAACGCTTCCGAGAGTGGAAAGAAGGCCATCCCGATTGTGAAAGGCGTGGACGCAAGGAAAAAGGCCGGGAATGTGCGCGCGCCACGTCCGAGGTCTTTGCCCGCATGGAGGCCGATCTCTATAACCTGCTCCCCTCGCTCGGCGAGCTGAATGCCGCGCGTTCCAATTATCCTTTTGGAGAGGTCGGCGGGGAACCGCGGGAATTCGGACGCTGTGATTTTGAAGTCGAACACAAGGTGGCCGAACCCCGTCGCGAGATTCGCGGCGACCTGGCCCGTATTTACTTTTATATGGATGCCCGCTATCCCGGCTTTGATATTGTGAACAAGAAGAACGAGGGGCTTTTGAGCGCCTGGGATCGCGAGGATCCCATGGACGAGGCCGAACGTAAGAGAGTGCATCAGATTAAAGAGATTCAGGGCAACAGCTTTTTCATCGGCCGGCTGAGCCGGCTTGCGACCGCCGCCTCAGAGTGAACCGGGACGATCGGTTTGAATCGTCTGCTCCCTCACGATTGGGGCTTCGAAGTCTTCCAGCTCGACCGCCGGCTTCAGGACGTTGATGACCTTGTCCTGCTTGACCGCCACGGTCTCCCCCGAATCGAGGCGCCAGCTGGCTATGACATCCAGGTTCTTGACCTTCGCCTGCAGCGCTTCGAGATTCGCAGCGCTGACGTTATAAAGAACGTGATAGATGGATGAGGCTGCCTGATCGATAACCTTCACGCCCTCGGTGATGTTGCTCGACCAAACGAGGCGCTGCCCGCTCGCGGCCAGATCCAATTTCTTTTTGGTAAGCTGATCGGTCAGCTGGCATCCGTACTGGGCATCCAGATCATCCGCCTTCGCTTCCTTACGCAAAGCACAGGTCAAATAAGATCCGGCGATATTCGCGGGAATATCGACCTTTTCTTCATTCGCATCCTGGGTCTTATCACCCTCGCTTTTCTTCGGATCCTTGGTATTGTTCAGGGACTGACCTGGTTTGCACGAAATGGTCAAGCCACTGCCAAGAAGCAGTGTGATGAAGGTCAGCCGTGCAAAGAAAAGATTCAGCATCCCAAGCCCCTATTGCAGACAGAAGGTGCGGACAGCCACGTTTACATTCGGACCCGCGGGACAGTTGGTATCGGCCTTGACCACCGTCGTCCCCAGGGGATTGGTCAGAAGACGGAAGTTTCGGAGCTTCGGCAGATTGGCAAGGGCCGTGATGTCCGAAATCTGGTTATTCGTCAGATTCAGAAGCTCGAGTTTGGTCAGACCCTTCAAAAGGCTGATATCCGTGATCACGTTGGCTGCCGCGGTCAGACTGTAAAGATTGTTCATGTCCTTCAAAGGCAGAAGGTCGGCGACGCGGTTGGCCTGGAAATTCAGCACCAGGAGATTCTTAAGATCCTTCACGCAGGCGATGCTGGTCAGCGCGTTGCGTGCAAGGCTGAGTTCCGAAAGCCCGCTGAGGCCGGAAACAAAGCCGCAATCCGTCAGGGCCAGATCCGTTACATCCAGATAATTCAATTGCTTCAGATTGGCGATTCCTGCGGTGTCCATTCCGGGATTGGCACCGATGATCAGCCTCTGCAGTTTCACAAGGCCGGCCAGGGGCGCTGTGCTGCGAACCTGATTGCGGCCGATATCGAGAACGGTCAGATTGTTCAGACCCATCAAGGGTGCAAGATCCACAATCTGATTCGAGGCGATATCGAGTTCACGCATTTTGCTCATGCCTCGGAGCGCTGTGATATCCAACACGGCGTTGGCGAAGAGGATCAGCTCTTCCATCTGAACCAGGGCCGTAAGCGGCGTCAGGTCCACGATGCCCGTGGTATTCAAATCGAGGGATCTGATTTTGGTCAGACCACCAAGGGCCGTGAAATCGGTGATGGCGTTGCCGCCGAGTTCCACGATTTCAAGGCTCTTCAAATTTGTCAAAAAAGCGGTCGTGGTCAGATTGCAGCTGGCGCAGGAAAACTGCACGAGATTGGTCAGCTGCGAGACCGGGGTCATATCCACGGGCGTATTAAAATTCAAATTCAGGGCTTTGAGTTGCGTCATACCCGTAAGAAAGGAAAGATCCGTAATTCCCTGGCGAATAAGGACCAGCTTTTCCAGGGTTTTGATGCCGCTGAAAACGCGTGGATCCGCGATCGCCCGCGGCGCGGCACCCGCGACCCCAGCCCCGGCATCTATATCAACGCTCAAGAGTCCGGGCAGGCTCATGAGGGGTGCCAGGTTCTGGACCATGCTGGAATTAATTTTGATGCCTTTCAGTTCCTTCAGTCCGCTCACGAAGGTGATATCGGTAACCGCTGTTCCCTGAAGATCGAGCGATTGAAGGCGACTCATCTTGCCGAGCAGGCTGAGATCCTTGATGGCAGGATTATTCTGCAAATCCAGAAACGTGAGCTTGGTCATGTTAGCCAAAGGACTGATGTCGCTGATGGAGTTGGTATGGATGCTGAGCACTCCGATATCGACAAGGTCCTTGATCGGCGTGATGTCGACGATCAGGTTGCGCGAGATCTGCAGTACCTTGAGGCTCTTCAGCCCTGATAAAGGACTGATATCGACGAGCTGGTTTTCAGACAGTCCGAGTTCGATCAGATTGTTAAGATTTTTGAGCCCGCTGATATCCTCCAAGCCATTGCGGGCAAGTTCGAGATACTTCAGCTCCAGGTTGTCCTTGATCGGGGTCAGATCCGTCACGCGGTTATCGTTCAAATTCAAACGCTGCAGCTGACCCAGATACTGAAAGGGTTTGATATCTGTCAGAGCAGCCCCTGAAAAATCCAGCTCGGTGGCCTTGGCGAAATAAGCCACCGACTGGTCACAGTTGGCAAATTGATAATGAGACATCATCTGCAGATAGGCGCGGTGACCTGGATTCGTGGATTCGGAAGCCGTGGGCGCACAGTATTCCGTGAGTTTGCTGATATTGGGCAAGGCGGAGGCTGCCGCATTCTTCGCGGCATCACCGCTGGAATCATAGGATCCCGCGCGGTCGGACTGCTTCTTATACCGCAGATCCTTGGCTATTGGACTGCAGGAACAGAGCAGCATGATGGAAATCATGGCTACGATGCGCATGGCAAACCCGCCAGGTGTAGTAAGACGCTGGAACCACAACATCGTCCTTATCGGCTATTGGCTTGAGAAAGTTGAGAGAACTGGATATTTATACAGTGATATTGGGTATTTATCTTAATTCTTTCAGGCTGCAATGACCGCCGGAACCCCCTTCCGCAGGGTCAGGGTAAAGCGGGTTCCATGCTGATCCGGGCTTTCCTCGATGGGCGTGCTCACGATTTGCAAGGAGCCTTGGTAACGTTCCACGTAGCTTTTGACTATCGGCAAACCGAAGCCGGTACCCTTCTCCCCCTTGAGTCCGGGGCGGGTCGTGGGGCTGGAAATATCGAAGATCTTCGACTGCAATTCCGCATCCATTCCTATCCCTTGATCGACGATATCGAGCAGAACCTCGTCTCCGCGTTCTTCCAAAATCAGTTCGATCGTTTCACCATCGGGACTGAATTTGATCGCATTGCTCAGAAGATTGGCCAGAACATTATAGACAAGGCTCCGCTGCTCGGCGATCACATGCAAAGAAGGGGTGAGGCCGCTGATGATAAGGCGGATACTCTTCTCCTCCAGGCGCTTTTGCATAAGGTCCTGGACCTGGACGAGCGCATCAGCGACTCGAACGGGAACGAGCTTCATCTGAATCTTGCCGGAATTGATCGCCTCGAATTCGCGGACGTGTTCGATGATTTCCTGCTGGTGGACGGCCGCGCTATGCATCTTCCTCAGATAGCGCTGAGCCTCTTCCCAGGGCATCTCGCCTTGTTCATAGATGCTGGAATAATTCAGCATGATGTTCAGCGGATTGGCCAGATCATGACAGATCACGCGCACGAGATTGCGATTCGCGGCGGCCTCACGCTCATGTATGATTTTTTCGCGACGCCGCGCCTCGGCCATCAGCTCGGCCTCCCGAGCGGCCAGTTCTTCATTCCGTATCCGCCGCAGATAGGTGATCTCCTGCTTTTTGATCTGATTGAACTTGTCGCCCAGGCAAACCGACAGAAATACGGCTTCCCAGATGGAACCAAAAGCCAGTTCCACACCCTGAGGCCAGGAGCTGACGACATAGCCAAGCCGCACAAGCGAGAAAAGAGCTGCGCTCAGGATCAAAGGAACCCAGGCCATCAGAAAGAGGGTCGCCGAACGATCCTTTTTTACGGCTCCGACGAGGGCCACGATGAGGATCAGCAGCGGCGCCAGAATCAAAACATAATAAAGGGAGCGCATCACAAAAAGATAGCCCCCGCCAAAGGCCCCAAAGAATCCGATCAGAATTTGAATGACGGCCAGGATCTGCATGCTCCACCAGAGCAGTTGATTTTTGCTGCGGACTCCTAAAAATGAAGCCGTGAAAATCAGAGCCAAGGATGGCGCGAGGCTGGGCAGCAGGATGGACATCACGCTGTTAAGATAAGGCGACTCCGGCCACAGAAGGCCATAGGCCGAGCCAAAGCTGACGGAAATGGCTCCCGCGGTGACGCCTTGAAAGAGGCAGTAGCTTAAGTAGATGCGTTCGCGGCTGCTGACAAAGAGCAGAAAGTTAAAGAGTATGATCGAAGCCATGGCCCCGAAATAAAGCGTTCCCGCATGACCAGCCTTGGCCGCTTCCGCCTCCAGGGTCCACTTGGGATAGATCTGCAGATCAATTTCCACGGGGGCCGTCGATTGAAAGCGCAGATAGATCTGCCGGCTTTCACCAGGAGCGAGCGTCACAGGAAAGGCGAAACCACGATAGAAAAATCCGCGGGATGCAAAGGGCGTATGATCGCCGGTATGCCGCTCAACGTCGACGCGATCACCATCGAGTCCATAAAAGTCGATCACATCCGTACGCGGATCTTCACTGACCAGATAGATCGTCCGGCTATGGAGCGCCGAGTTGATGAGCGTGGCGCGGACCCAGAAGGCCTTCTCTGTGATTCCGAACTTGAAGGTCTTGAGCCCGGATGCAACGCCTCGCCAGCCTGTCAGCTGCGGGACGGCCTCGATGCGCATTCCGGCCCGCGGTTCCTCGATCACCTCGAATTGCTTGGAGACGGCGATTTTTTTTTCAAACTGACCAATGTCGATCGCTCCGGCCAGAGCATCCACCGTGAAAGTCAGTAAAATGAACAGAAACCACCGCATAAAAGGGAGAAACCTCCAGCTCCATTATCGGAAGAGCCGCACTCAGCTATAATGATAGGAAACGCTGCCGCGAGGAGGTCCTTTTATGATACGCACAAAACTCCGGCCTTTTATCTTTGGTTTAAGCAGTTTTCTGCTGCTTCCTTCCTGTGGCCAGGAACCCAAAAAGAAGGCCCCCAATGCTCCTCCCCTCGGGGAAGTGGCCCAGGTTTTTCATGATGTCGCGAGCCGCTATCGGCTTCCGAAAGACATTCTGATGGCCGTGGCCTACAAGGAATCCGGCTTTGCCGCCGAACCCAGCCGCGGCATCTATGACCAGGATGGATCCATTCGCGGGATGCAGAATGGGGAAACGGCTGTAGGTCTGCCGCGCAGCATTCTGAAGCTGGAGGATACTCCCGAGAATCATTCCTTCCGCGCGCAGATGGAAGCCTATGGCGCCTTCGTTCGGGCAAACCTGGATGCCCAGCATCTGGATCTTTCCCCGGCTTTGAACACCGCCGACGCGGTTTATGATTGGGCCTGGCAGCTGGCGCAGATGCATTCCCGTGACAAGGAAGCCCGCAAGAACGTGCAGATTGTTTTTGCGATGGAAACCATCGAAACCCTGAACCGCGGTTTTCTGTGGCAGGACGATGACACACTGGAAAAAATCGAACTGCCCCCGCGCAATCCACCGTTGACCATCGAAAGCTTCTCGGCTCCGATTCAAGCCAATCTGCAGCTCGATACCAGCATCTCGGAAATCTTCACCGTCGATTACCTGCAGCTGACCTATGGTGAAACGGGCAAGATCGACAATCAACCGAAGCGCGTGATCGTCGTTCACTGTCCCTTGACGCTCTCCAGCTGCCTTGCGTCCCAGGTGCAGCCTGCGTCCCCTGATCATGTGGTCCTGGGGGCCCATTACATTATCCCGGCCGACGACAAACTTCTGAAAAAGCCGGTCAAGATCCTGCCGCATCGCGCACCTGTTCGCCTGACCGATACCAATGGCCAGCAGCAGCTGATCACCGATGCGATTGTGATCATGATCGTAGGACAATCGGGTCATTATCAGGATGGTCAGCGTCTGCAGGTCGATCCCTCGTGGTACAGCAGAAAGCAGCTGCAGCAGATGGGTAAAGTCATCGAAGGCGTTTGCACTTTGATCAATCGTGATGATCCTTCCGTGGATATGCAGCGCTGCCGAACACCCCAGGATGGTCTGGAGTTCCGCGTTCCGAGCGGCAAGGCCTTCCGCATCGGTGATATCCCGGACTTTGAGCCCACGATCTTCTGGTCGTTCGCCCGCAGCCCTGATGATCTGAGCGGCGACATTGACCTTCAGCTGCCCGTGAATCAAAAACTCT is a genomic window of Oligoflexus sp. containing:
- a CDS encoding sensor histidine kinase, whose protein sequence is MRWFLFILLTFTVDALAGAIDIGQFEKKIAVSKQFEVIEEPRAGMRIEAVPQLTGWRGVASGLKTFKFGITEKAFWVRATLINSALHSRTIYLVSEDPRTDVIDFYGLDGDRVDVERHTGDHTPFASRGFFYRGFAFPVTLAPGESRQIYLRFQSTAPVEIDLQIYPKWTLEAEAAKAGHAGTLYFGAMASIILFNFLLFVSSRERIYLSYCLFQGVTAGAISVSFGSAYGLLWPESPYLNSVMSILLPSLAPSLALIFTASFLGVRSKNQLLWWSMQILAVIQILIGFFGAFGGGYLFVMRSLYYVLILAPLLILIVALVGAVKKDRSATLFLMAWVPLILSAALFSLVRLGYVVSSWPQGVELAFGSIWEAVFLSVCLGDKFNQIKKQEITYLRRIRNEELAAREAELMAEARRREKIIHEREAAANRNLVRVICHDLANPLNIMLNYSSIYEQGEMPWEEAQRYLRKMHSAAVHQQEIIEHVREFEAINSGKIQMKLVPVRVADALVQVQDLMQKRLEEKSIRLIISGLTPSLHVIAEQRSLVYNVLANLLSNAIKFSPDGETIELILEERGDEVLLDIVDQGIGMDAELQSKIFDISSPTTRPGLKGEKGTGFGLPIVKSYVERYQGSLQIVSTPIEESPDQHGTRFTLTLRKGVPAVIAA
- a CDS encoding endonuclease I family protein, coding for MFKKLLRILALGIVFIGIFQYLKKPGQERETERPPVRDKAETRPTAKPLPPEKTAQTPGFSSRHPRDFDEAKSILKKVYARGKEIYCDCPYDLGQKDRIDEAACGYKGHGNRSKRIEWEHVVPASVFGQRFREWKEGHPDCERRGRKEKGRECARATSEVFARMEADLYNLLPSLGELNAARSNYPFGEVGGEPREFGRCDFEVEHKVAEPRREIRGDLARIYFYMDARYPGFDIVNKKNEGLLSAWDREDPMDEAERKRVHQIKEIQGNSFFIGRLSRLATAASE
- a CDS encoding SGNH/GDSL hydrolase family protein; the encoded protein is MLRILTLLTATLGIMACQSPGLPAKALLTAPPLSGKGPRVDEGVRPHQNQWLKGLVLDPDQTGIHTLVVFGDSYSDTGNLFQKTQTLAPPQVYWRSRFSNGPIWVDYVQGATGWTVRNYAFADAADGEALLEIPGTSLKKQIQEWARDSKKLSREGILISIWLGPDAYQKDHDADAIEDLIKELREGLITLDSFGFHHIAVGTLPDLSLLPKPLPSQISLTHNSALNQLIEDLKKDRLDLRAYLFNAHDVPKVAQEKAESAGIAQKKEACFNGNALGQTQGERRFCRQPGSSPYWDAQHPGSKLHCFHAAQFLADTAHADHVGGYNMGQAVDHCQQL
- a CDS encoding leucine-rich repeat domain-containing protein, whose product is MRIVAMISIMLLCSCSPIAKDLRYKKQSDRAGSYDSSGDAAKNAAASALPNISKLTEYCAPTASESTNPGHRAYLQMMSHYQFANCDQSVAYFAKATELDFSGAALTDIKPFQYLGQLQRLNLNDNRVTDLTPIKDNLELKYLELARNGLEDISGLKNLNNLIELGLSENQLVDISPLSGLKSLKVLQISRNLIVDITPIKDLVDIGVLSIHTNSISDISPLANMTKLTFLDLQNNPAIKDLSLLGKMSRLQSLDLQGTAVTDITFVSGLKELKGIKINSSMVQNLAPLMSLPGLLSVDIDAGAGVAGAAPRAIADPRVFSGIKTLEKLVLIRQGITDLSFLTGMTQLKALNLNFNTPVDMTPVSQLTNLVQFSCASCNLTTTAFLTNLKSLEIVELGGNAITDFTALGGLTKIRSLDLNTTGIVDLTPLTALVQMEELILFANAVLDITALRGMSKMRELDIASNQIVDLAPLMGLNNLTVLDIGRNQVRSTAPLAGLVKLQRLIIGANPGMDTAGIANLKQLNYLDVTDLALTDCGFVSGLSGLSELSLARNALTSIACVKDLKNLLVLNFQANRVADLLPLKDMNNLYSLTAAANVITDISLLKGLTKLELLNLTNNQISDITALANLPKLRNFRLLTNPLGTTVVKADTNCPAGPNVNVAVRTFCLQ